The candidate division WOR-3 bacterium DNA window ATTGTGTGACAGTACAACACCGATTTTTTCTACATCGGTGTGTTGTTTTTTAAATCTAATACGAATAACCGATTCCTGTAATAATGTTTTTAGAATTTCTTCTTTTTTGCCATCAAAAATTATTTGACCATCGTCAACGATGATAATACGATTACAAATACTTTCGATATCTTTGATGTAGTGGCTTGTTAAAATAATCGTTGCGTTATGAGTTTGATTATATTCAATCAAAAATTTTCTTATTACATCCTGTGCTATAATATCAAGTCCAATTGTAGGTTCATCGAGAAAAATAATTTTAGGCGCATGCAATAAAGATGCGATAAGTTCCATTTTCATCCGTTCACCAAGGGAAAGCTTTCGGACAGGAATGTGAATTTTATCACCGATATCCAGTAATTCAGTCAGTTCTTTCAGCCGTTCATTAAAAGCTTTATGGTGAATACTATAAATTTCTTTATTAAGTAAAAAAGTTTCCATTGCAGGAATATCCCACCATAGTTGACTTTTCTGGCCCATTATAAAAGCAATATTTTTAAGGAATTCTTTATTACGTTTATAAGGGACAAAATCCATAATGCGGACATTACCTTTTGTCGGATATAGAATGCCAGACAATATTTTAAGGGTCGTTGTCTTGCCGGCACCATTGGGGCCAATGTATCCAAGTAATTCACCTTTTTCTACTTTAAAGGAAATTTTATTTAAAGCAACTACTGATTCGTACTTCCTGAAGAAAAAATCTTTTAAGCTATTTAAAAATCCAGGCTTTTTCTTGTGGACTTTGTATATTTTTATCAGATCATTAACTTCTATAATAATAGACATTTATAGCCTCAAAAATTCTTTCACAGAAATGGATGATGCATCCATTGTATCTGGGAATAACCGCGCTCTATTATATTTAATTTTTATAGCCTCTGGTAAATAATTATAAAAGAAAGAAAACATACAATCAACTTTCTCACGGTTGTTATTGAATAATAACGACTGTTGTGCACAACCACCAAGGCATAAAGGTAAATATTTACATTTTTTACACCTTTTTTCTTTTTCCCACGGAATAGGATAAAAATCTTGTGATAATCTTCTGAATATAGGACTAAAAGATTGTCTAATATTCCCTATAAAACCAGCTTTGGTTCCAACAAGGCTTGCGCACTTGTATATATCTCCTTTGTAATCAATAAAAAAATTTTTCATCGTGCGATAAGAACAAAAACCGCTGCTAATTGGGTCAACTATTCTAAATTTTTCTCGTAATGCCGCAGAATATAATACCGTAAATATATCAGCGATTTCCTTACCATGGAGTTGATTTTTAACAAAGTAGGTAGGATTATCTGCTTGTGGTCCCTGTTTAACAACTGCAAAAACAACGCTGAATCTATCGTATTTTTGCATCTTTTTTGTAGATAGAAATTTAATAAGATCTATTATATATGAATAATTTATCCGATCGATATTAACTGACATAATAACAGTCATACCTTTATCTAAAGCATTTCTAATATTATTAAAAATTATCTGAAAAGTACCTTTACCATTACAAAAAGGTCTTCTTGAGTTATGAATCTTTGCAATACCATCAATTGTGCACATGATTTTATTAAAATTGTATTCTTTCAACATAGCAACGATTTTACTTGAAAGCAAAGTTCCATTTGTTACAACTGAAAAAACTTTTTTTAATGCATATTTTTCTGCTACCTGATTTATTTCTTTAGCTACACTGCTCAAAATTTGAGGGAATAACAACGGTTCTCCCCCGTGGAAGCAAAAATCAAGTGTTTTCGGTGACCAAATTGTAACTAAATTTGTAACCCATTTCATCAAATCAGCAACTAAATTTTCAGACATATGTTTATCTTCAACCTTTCTATCATTTATACCCTCTTCATAACAATATACACAGGCGCAATTACAACTGTATGTCGGCAGAAAACTAATCGCTACCACGTCTGTTAATAACCGATACCGCTCAAACCAATATTTT harbors:
- a CDS encoding ATP-binding cassette domain-containing protein; the encoded protein is MSIIIEVNDLIKIYKVHKKKPGFLNSLKDFFFRKYESVVALNKISFKVEKGELLGYIGPNGAGKTTTLKILSGILYPTKGNVRIMDFVPYKRNKEFLKNIAFIMGQKSQLWWDIPAMETFLLNKEIYSIHHKAFNERLKELTELLDIGDKIHIPVRKLSLGERMKMELIASLLHAPKIIFLDEPTIGLDIIAQDVIRKFLIEYNQTHNATIILTSHYIKDIESICNRIIIVDDGQIIFDGKKEEILKTLLQESVIRIRFKKQHTDVEKIGVVLSHNKNYYVIKIPTVKLKDVISYILQKNEVEEITIDKLQLEDAIKRIYEDTGKFKNN
- a CDS encoding SPASM domain-containing protein is translated as MYELKESRYNIWVVDYPSEKYSLVFNTLQNSLLMLPNTVRNKIKYDNINSISHKLLTALLELNILVEKEINELRVLKYWFERYRLLTDVVAISFLPTYSCNCACVYCYEEGINDRKVEDKHMSENLVADLMKWVTNLVTIWSPKTLDFCFHGGEPLLFPQILSSVAKEINQVAEKYALKKVFSVVTNGTLLSSKIVAMLKEYNFNKIMCTIDGIAKIHNSRRPFCNGKGTFQIIFNNIRNALDKGMTVIMSVNIDRINYSYIIDLIKFLSTKKMQKYDRFSVVFAVVKQGPQADNPTYFVKNQLHGKEIADIFTVLYSAALREKFRIVDPISSGFCSYRTMKNFFIDYKGDIYKCASLVGTKAGFIGNIRQSFSPIFRRLSQDFYPIPWEKEKRCKKCKYLPLCLGGCAQQSLLFNNNREKVDCMFSFFYNYLPEAIKIKYNRARLFPDTMDASSISVKEFLRL